One Strix uralensis isolate ZFMK-TIS-50842 chromosome 9, bStrUra1, whole genome shotgun sequence DNA segment encodes these proteins:
- the ARL14 gene encoding ADP-ribosylation factor-like protein 14: MGLHNTKHPKVKQANILMLGLDSAGKSTLLYKFKYNDVFLTIPTIGFNVDMIEIEKDFTLTFWDVGGQKKMRPVWCNFLENADGLLYVVDSSDKQRLEESKKEFELILKNEFLKSVPVVMLANKQDLPGALNAEEITRRFNMKKYCSDRNWYVQPCCAITGEGLSEALQRLTTFAKHFSRSKETFTIFKEIETL, encoded by the coding sequence ATGGGGCTCCACAACACCAAACACCCCAAAGTCAAGCAAGCTAACATACTGATGTTAGGGCTTGATTCTGCGGGAAAATCCACACTGTTGTACAAGTTCAAGTATAACGATGTTTTTCTAACAATTCCAACCATTGGCTTTAATGTTGATATGATTGAAATCGAGAAAGATTTTACATTGACATTTTGGGATGTTGGAggacaaaagaaaatgagaccAGTGTGGTGCAATTTCCTGGAAAACGCAGACGGACTGCTCTATGTTGTGGACAGCTCAGATAAGCAACGTCTGGAAGAATCAAAGAAAGAATTTGAGCTCATTTTAAAGAACGAATTTCTAAAAAGCGTCCCAGTCGTCATGCTAGCGAACAAGCAGGATTTGCCTGGAGCTTTGAACGCTGAGGAAATAACCAGGAGATTCAACATGAAGAAGTACTGCAGTGACAGAAATTGGTATGTACAACCCTGTTGTGCCATCACAGGAGAAGGTTTGTCAGAAGCTCTCCAAAGACTAACCACATTTGCAAAACACTTCAGCAGATCAAAGGAGACTTTTACAATCTTTAAGGAAATTGAAACACTTTAA